The Paenibacillus sp. FSL R7-0204 genome includes a region encoding these proteins:
- a CDS encoding LysR family transcriptional regulator, which yields MNISQLETLITISKTMSFRKAGELLNLTQPAVSAQIKSLEEEFKTQLVDRNQPVTLTDRGKVFLAHAEQIVGIVDELKQRLADLEENPQGHIILGTTTSIAIQILPRVLSYFQDQFPHIKTSISSMSSSQIYQQVENGIVDVGIGYLIGRNPGMTTSVLYYDTFELVVSPRHPLAQVKTAGIEALGTIPLILLSPDTVGRKFVDEVLARHGIQPLVIMELTSSEEVKRMVELDLGAAVISKQSVTAEVRSGTLRIVPIIELEVTHPVGVITKSGKYVNSAMRQFLSDLKGMPETQFIGSE from the coding sequence ATGAATATCAGCCAGCTCGAAACACTGATCACCATCTCCAAAACCATGAGCTTCCGCAAGGCTGGCGAGCTGCTCAACCTGACGCAGCCGGCAGTCTCGGCCCAGATCAAAAGCCTGGAGGAAGAGTTCAAAACCCAGCTTGTTGACCGGAACCAGCCGGTGACGCTAACGGACAGGGGCAAGGTCTTCCTCGCCCACGCGGAACAGATTGTCGGAATCGTAGATGAGCTTAAGCAGCGCCTTGCCGATCTCGAAGAGAATCCCCAAGGGCATATTATTCTCGGTACGACCACCTCCATCGCCATCCAGATTCTCCCCAGGGTGCTCTCCTATTTCCAGGATCAGTTCCCTCATATCAAAACCTCAATCTCATCCATGTCCTCCTCCCAGATCTACCAGCAAGTCGAGAACGGGATTGTGGATGTCGGCATCGGCTACCTGATCGGCCGTAATCCGGGGATGACGACCTCGGTCCTGTATTATGATACTTTCGAACTGGTTGTTTCGCCACGCCATCCGCTGGCCCAGGTCAAAACAGCCGGGATCGAGGCACTGGGGACCATCCCGCTCATCCTGCTCTCACCGGATACGGTCGGCCGGAAATTTGTCGATGAGGTGCTGGCGAGGCACGGTATTCAGCCGCTGGTGATTATGGAGCTGACCAGCAGTGAGGAAGTGAAGCGGATGGTCGAGCTTGATCTGGGAGCGGCGGTCATCTCCAAGCAGTCTGTCACTGCCGAGGTCAGAAGCGGCACCCTGCGGATCGTCCCGATCATCGAGCTTGAGGTTACCCATCCTGTAGGTGTTATTACCAAGTCCGGCAAGTATGTCAACTCTGCGATGAGACAGTTCCTGAGCGACCTTAAGGGAATGCCCGAGACCCAGTTCATCGGCTCAGAGTAA
- a CDS encoding chemotaxis protein CheX, translating to MKAEVINPFLESARIVIEQVIQVSPSTGMLGIKDIELIDDHIWIQVGMTGQLSGDIIFGIAEQVALKIVSAMMGGYVITEMDEMGQSAISELGNMISGNASTILSNQGVSVDITPPKLMKSESMSILPRKALSIPLLMEGIGELDIQVMIS from the coding sequence ATGAAAGCAGAAGTAATCAATCCGTTTTTAGAGTCTGCGCGCATTGTAATTGAACAGGTGATCCAAGTCTCGCCATCCACCGGTATGCTGGGGATCAAGGATATTGAACTGATCGATGATCATATATGGATTCAAGTGGGAATGACAGGTCAGCTCAGCGGGGATATTATCTTCGGGATCGCCGAGCAGGTGGCGCTGAAGATCGTGTCAGCCATGATGGGCGGCTATGTGATAACAGAGATGGATGAGATGGGCCAGAGCGCCATTTCGGAGCTGGGCAATATGATCAGCGGCAATGCCAGTACTATTCTCTCCAATCAAGGGGTGTCGGTAGACATTACTCCGCCGAAGCTGATGAAGTCCGAGAGTATGTCCATTCTGCCGCGCAAAGCGCTGAGTATTCCTCTTCTGATGGAAGGCATCGGGGAGCTTGATATTCAGGTTATGATCTCTTAG
- a CDS encoding SDR family NAD(P)-dependent oxidoreductase encodes MALQGKIVVITGASSGIGALTAQMLSGHGAVPVLLARSRDKLQAVAAGIQGEHGLFVCDVTDEAAVQRTFAEILEQYGRIDILLNNAGYGKFAAFTEMESEEFADMMDVNYMGIVRCTKAVVPHMLTRGSGQIVNVASMAGKIGTARSVSYTATKHAVLGFTNALRQELRKSGVIVSAVNPGPIATEFFKIADPSGNYERSVSRMMMTPQHVSAKIVKLMDKGKEEVDLPGLAGFGIRLYGLFPRLADKLTYNLMNRK; translated from the coding sequence ATGGCATTACAAGGTAAGATTGTGGTAATTACAGGAGCTTCGAGCGGGATTGGCGCACTTACGGCGCAGATGCTCAGCGGGCACGGGGCGGTTCCCGTTCTGCTGGCCCGGTCCAGGGACAAGCTGCAGGCTGTTGCGGCGGGCATTCAGGGGGAGCATGGGCTGTTCGTCTGTGATGTGACCGATGAGGCGGCAGTGCAGCGTACCTTTGCGGAGATCCTGGAGCAATACGGCAGAATTGACATTCTGCTCAACAACGCCGGTTACGGCAAGTTTGCGGCTTTTACAGAGATGGAGTCTGAAGAGTTCGCTGATATGATGGATGTTAACTATATGGGAATTGTGCGCTGCACCAAGGCTGTCGTTCCTCATATGCTTACGCGCGGCAGCGGTCAGATCGTGAATGTGGCTTCCATGGCCGGCAAAATCGGAACGGCACGCTCAGTGTCCTACACGGCCACCAAGCATGCCGTTCTCGGCTTCACCAATGCGCTCCGCCAGGAGCTGCGTAAGAGCGGTGTTATTGTCTCGGCTGTGAATCCCGGACCTATCGCCACCGAATTCTTCAAGATTGCCGACCCTTCAGGCAATTATGAACGAAGCGTAAGCCGTATGATGATGACGCCGCAGCATGTGTCCGCGAAGATCGTCAAGCTGATGGATAAGGGTAAAGAGGAAGTGGACCTGCCCGGTCTGGCAGGCTTCGGCATCCGGCTCTATGGCCTGTTCCCGCGGCTGGCAGACAAGCTGACCTATAACCTGATGAACAGAAAATGA